Proteins co-encoded in one Scylla paramamosain isolate STU-SP2022 unplaced genomic scaffold, ASM3559412v1 Contig4, whole genome shotgun sequence genomic window:
- the LOC135096437 gene encoding uncharacterized protein LOC135096437 has translation MELFQLDNMNILHLLIAALLVHTAAGITTAGHCLPDCSGHTAGDFVADPYNCTQFYVCLADELPSDHAVPCNSGHFENGMCQGTEECTPLCLPSLCHMTCNSALDMISDPKDCTTYYVCDASLHPSQELRCPNSRPYFNGKLCTTDPDACCSDLCTPYCHPGFVQIADPLDCLWYYICVETGPPDPALHFMCDEGKVFDIGSGRCEPGATCVTLCEA, from the exons ATGGAGCTTTTTCAATTAGACAACATGAACATACTACATCTCCTCatagccgctctactg GTTCACACAGCAGCGGGGATCACCACAGCTGGCCACTGCCTCCCAGACTGCTCAGGACACACAGCAGGAGACTTCGTGGCTGACCCTTATAACTGCACCCAATTCTATGTGTGCCTTGCTGATGAACTGCCCTCAGACCATGCTGTGCCTTGCAACTCAGGGCACTTCGAGAATGGCATGTGTCAGGGTAcggaggaatgtacgcctctgtGTCTCCCTTCATTGTGTCATATGACCTGCAACTCCGCTCTTGATATGATTTCTGACCCCAAAGACTGCACTACCTACTATGTGTGTGATGCGTCGCTGCACCCTAGCCAG GAGCTTAGATGTCCCAATAGCAGACCCTACTTTAACGGTAAGCTCTGCACCACTGACCCGGACGCCTGCTGCTCTGACCTCTGCACGCCCTACTGTCACCCTGGCTTTGTGCAGATTGCTGACCCACTGGACTGCCTGTGGTACTACATCTGTGTGGAGACTGGCCCACCCGACCCCGCTCTGCATTTCATGTGTGACGAGGGCAAGGTGTTCGATATTGGGTCAGGAAGGTGCGAGCCAGGAGCCACCTGTGTCACCCTTTGCGAAGCTTGA